Proteins encoded by one window of Candidatus Aminicenantes bacterium:
- a CDS encoding DUF620 domain-containing protein: MINTICCSSLMNGTRRYAIAPRILALLLLMVFPLLAGKQSDPLPKAKTLFENFIQKTGGQAAYDRILSRLTKSVMQMSVPAMTAEVTSRLTRSGPYHVVVDSPMGKIEYGSDGQTVWESNPMTGSRIREGRERLRFLSLYGLDLPARWRQAFKKVICTGKEAIDGKSVFRVEALTGADFQLTYYFDQTSGLLVKIELPLETMAGQGIQEILLGDYRRVDGILFPHSQVRKEAGREMIITIKSVTHNVEIPANEFALPEAVRKIAGSGQ; the protein is encoded by the coding sequence ATGATCAACACAATTTGCTGCTCATCGCTAATGAATGGAACCCGGCGCTACGCCATTGCCCCGAGGATCCTGGCGTTGCTTTTACTGATGGTTTTCCCGCTACTGGCTGGAAAGCAATCCGATCCGTTGCCGAAAGCCAAAACGCTTTTTGAGAATTTCATCCAAAAAACCGGCGGCCAGGCAGCCTATGACCGAATCCTGAGCCGCTTGACAAAATCGGTCATGCAAATGTCGGTGCCGGCCATGACCGCTGAAGTGACGTCCCGACTGACCCGCTCCGGTCCGTATCACGTTGTGGTCGATTCCCCCATGGGAAAGATCGAATACGGTTCAGACGGCCAAACGGTTTGGGAAAGCAATCCCATGACGGGATCGCGGATCAGGGAAGGACGGGAGCGGCTGCGCTTCCTGTCCCTTTACGGCCTGGACCTGCCGGCGCGCTGGCGCCAGGCCTTTAAAAAAGTCATCTGCACCGGCAAGGAAGCCATCGACGGGAAATCCGTTTTTCGGGTCGAAGCCCTTACCGGCGCCGATTTCCAGTTGACCTATTATTTCGATCAAACCTCGGGGCTCCTGGTCAAGATCGAGCTCCCCCTGGAAACAATGGCCGGGCAGGGCATCCAGGAGATCCTGCTCGGCGACTACCGTCGGGTCGATGGAATCTTGTTCCCCCATTCCCAAGTACGGAAGGAAGCCGGCCGGGAGATGATCATCACAATTAAAAGCGTCACCCATAACGTGGAGATCCCGGCCAACGAGTTTGCTCTGCCGGAGGCGGTACGAAAGATCGCCGGCTCCGGGCAATAA